From Rhodococcus sp. B7740:
TGCCGGCTCCGATGCTCGCAGCATCAAGACGCGCGCGGTCAAGAACGGATCGGACTGGGTCATCAACGGCGAGAAAATTTTCATCACCGGCGGTAACGAAGCCGATTTCGTCATGGTCTTCGCGGTGACAGACAAGGAGAAGGGGGCCAACGGCGGCGTCACGTGCTTCATCGTCGACCGCGACATGGGGTGGACATCGACTCCCATCCCCACCATGGGTCAATGGGGTCCTGCTGCGCTGTCCTTCGTGGACGTTCGGGTACCCGAGAGCAATGTTCTCGGTGAGGTCGGAAAGGGTTTCGATCTGGCCATGAGTTGGATCGGTCAGGGGCGATACATGATTCCGGCACGTGCGATCGGCTCGGCCGAGCGGCTGCTGGACATGGCGATCGAACATTCCAAGAATCGCGTTTCCATGGGCCATCCCATCGCCGAATATCAAGCAATTCAGTGGCAGATCGCGGATTCCCACGTGGAGATCGAGTCGACCAAGCTGCTGACGTTACGGGCGGCCTGGGCGGTCTCGCAGGGTGTCGACGCGCGCCACGTCTCATCGGTGGCGAAGTTGCACGGCAGCATCATGGCCAACAACGTCGTCGACCGGGTACTGCAGATCCACGGCGGAATGGGCTACACGAAGGAACTGCCGATCGAGCGCTGGTATCGCGAGTTGCGCCTGCTACGGATCTTCGAGGGGACCGACGAGATCCAGCGTCGGACGATCGCTCGAAATCTGATCAAGGGATATGTCAATTCCGACGGCTTCGGACACTGACCACAGACATGCTGGCTCACAACTCGTAGTCACACGAAGACAGGATTCTTCATGACCAAAGCGACAGTTCAGGGCATGGACCTACGCGCACTGTTCGAACCCCGGTCCATCGCGCTGATCGGAGCCACGGACAAATCACCGTGGTCGCTCAACACCTACCAGAACATCAAGGACAGTGGATTCGGGGGAAGCGTCTATCTCGTCAACCCCACCAGCCCGATCGTGCACGGAGAGAGAACATTCGACTCGATCGCAGGCCTGCCCGAGGTGGTGGACCTGATCTTTGTCATGGTTCCCACCACCGTGGTGCTGCAGACCCTGCGCGTGGCAGTGGAACACGGTGTACGGGCCGCGGTCATCCTCACGGCGGGTTTCGGCGAGACCGGTGCCGTAGGGCAACAGATGGAAGACGAGATCATAGATTTCGCTCGATCGAGCGGTTTGACCGTACTCGGGCCGAACGGGAACGGTTTCATCAATGCCGCCGAGAACATCACACCGTACGGTCTGCCGATAGGTCGTCCGCTGATCGAAGGAACGGTCGGCTTCGTACTGCAGAGTGGTGCGCTGGCGAGTTCGGTTCTGCAGTTCGCCCAGTCGCGGAACGTCGGGGTCAGTTTCCTGACGGCCATGGGCAACGAATCCCTGATGTCGGTCACCGACGTGATGAACTACCTGGTCGACGATCCCAACACCTCGGTCATTGCATTGTTCTTGGAGTCCGTCCGTGACCCGGTCGAATTCCGTCGAATTGCTCTGCGCGCCTTGCGCGCCGGCAAGCCGATCGTCGCGTTGAAAATCGGCCGCAGCGTTCTAGGTGCCCGTGCCGCCCTTGCTCACACAGGGGCGTTGGTGGGTGACAATGCCGTTATCGACGCGGCCTTCGAGCAGATGGGGGTCATCCGAGTTCGTTCACTCGAAGATCTGATCAC
This genomic window contains:
- a CDS encoding acyl-CoA dehydrogenase family protein: MVDFALNEEEELMRKSVRAFLEKEVFPLENEVLRNEREGRPGLPDGEIKALREKAKKSGFWGINTPEEYGGANLGPVMSAIIAAEAGRTFVPFSFGGSADNILYGANEEQKQRYLIPTIAGERRSCFAITEPGAGSDARSIKTRAVKNGSDWVINGEKIFITGGNEADFVMVFAVTDKEKGANGGVTCFIVDRDMGWTSTPIPTMGQWGPAALSFVDVRVPESNVLGEVGKGFDLAMSWIGQGRYMIPARAIGSAERLLDMAIEHSKNRVSMGHPIAEYQAIQWQIADSHVEIESTKLLTLRAAWAVSQGVDARHVSSVAKLHGSIMANNVVDRVLQIHGGMGYTKELPIERWYRELRLLRIFEGTDEIQRRTIARNLIKGYVNSDGFGH